From the genome of Uranotaenia lowii strain MFRU-FL chromosome 1, ASM2978415v1, whole genome shotgun sequence, one region includes:
- the LOC129751259 gene encoding late secretory pathway protein AVL9 homolog codes for MDVKKPILHIFVVGFHHKKGCQVEFSYPPLIAGSEGKQECPSGWKYLPTLALPDGSHNFNKDFVCFNLPSLVDPHESIYGISCYRQIPVEELKIRTADVTRSTVQKAVCALLAIPIYGYVEVKLSLIAHAFFEQGDFSCTDILVKAYEQLNACLMASLSLPVECALEPELLSSITMTPSRLHFVGLPLRDLVLKWRHKLLMLFKLILLQKRLVCFGSPVQPICSLILGVVSLHPELLTKAFQEVACVKTSRPMSPMPNFGTPQEEKKSFSSGPSSPVKENVAVEKIETIKPSPDLQITPVSDQDASFQKDADTVSMGSTKEATSSCEEAEESTTSDGYRNAGAESQQRPTLARETSMDTIASNFASLCAVKSEDWVAPLRVFHEGNLCLPYISLPYMDLLSDPAVKGYIIGASNVLFQQKRQLADVMIHVESAVIDIFDLELKRAASLSTEDLRFADFIIRNVQNPKEDAEGSEVWIREQFYGYMVALLKSSTCPEGSRELEHFNVSFMTAFKGTQCYQDWLTRGGETVAQNFEALAVGHPFAGNLSVADMKLRIAQTMQNSESGRKLNQAVNSTSRVVGGALTTAKGAFSTWWTSITAVVPQVPAGPAQDPNLAQDGNNDAQSKNASSGHYSDTESDSNDGDPDDDDLLDDSSSYSDQSQSDGNRKVDSERIETAEVTSEKTNNIIEIGKEAEMLNRTPKIFNV; via the exons ATGGATGTCAAAAAGCCCATCCTACACATTTTTGTCGTGGGATTTCATCACAAAAAGGGTTGTCAG GTTGAATTTTCGTACCCACCATTGATAGCCGGATCCGAGGGCAAACAGGAATGTCCATCCGGTTGGAAGTATTTGCCGACGCTAGCGCTGCCTGATGGTTCCCATAACTTCAACAAAGATTTCGTTTGTTTCAACTTGCCCAGCCTGGTCGATCCACATGAGTCCATCTACGGCATCAGCTGCTACAGACAGATACCCGTTGAGGAGTTGAAAATACGTACGGCCGATGTAACGCGAAGTACTGTTCAGAAAGCGGTGTGCGCTCTGCTGGCCATCCCGATCTACGGTTACGTGGAGGTCAAATTGTCGCTCATAGCCCATGCGTTCTTCGAGCAGGGCGATTTTTCCTGCACCGATATTCTGGTCAAGGCGTACGAACAGCTCAATGCATGTCTAATGGCTTCGTTATCGCTTCCGGTCGAATGTGCGCTGGAACCGGAACTGCTTAGCTCGATTACAATGACTCCCTCGCGGTTACATTTCGTTGGCCTACCGCTGAGAGATTTGGTTCTGAA GTGGCGCCACAAGCTGCTTATGCTGTTCAAACTGATCCTGCTGCAGAAAAGACTAGTTTGCTTCGGCTCCCCAGTCCAACCGATATGTTCGCTAATCCTCGGAGTCGTTTCGCTACATCCGGAACTGCTGACCAAAGCTTTCCAGGAGGTGGCCTGTGTTAA aacatCGCGTCCCATGTCCCCAATGCCCAACTTCGGGACACCTCAAGAAGAAAAGAAAAGCTTCTCATCTGGTCCAAGTTCTCCTGTGAAAGAAAACGTTGCAgttgaaaaaatagaaacgATCAAACCTTCCCCGGATTTGCAGATCACTCCCGTTTCGGATCAGGATGCGTCGTTCCAGAAAGATGCGGACACGGTAAGTATGGGAAGCACCAAAGAAGCCACATCCAGTTGTGAAGAGGCCGAAGAATCAACAACAAGCGATGGCTATCGAAATGCGGGTGCAGAATCGCAACAACGACCTACTTTGGCCCGGGAAACTAGCATGGACACGATTGCATCGAATTTTGCGAGCTTATGCGCCGTCAAATCGGAAGATTGGGTAGCTCCGCTGAGGGTGTTTCATGAGGGCAATCTCTGTCTACCGTACATTTCGCTGCCATACATGGATCTGCTATCGGACCCGGCTGTAAAGGGTTATATTATTGGTGCATCGAATGTATTATTCCAGCAGAAGCGGCAGCTGGCAGACGTTATGATCCACGTCGAGTCGGCCGTGATCGATATTTTTGACTTGGAGTTGAAACGAGCGGCATCTTTGAGTACCGAGGATCTGCGTTTTGCCGATTTTATTATTCGGAATGTTCAAAATCCGAAAGAAGATGCCGAAGGTAGCGAGGTGTGGATTCGAGAACAGTTCTACGGTTATATGGTGGCATTGCTTAAGTCATCCACGTGTCCag AGGGCAGTAGAGAGTTGGAACATTTCAACGTTAGTTTTATGACGGCATTTAAAGGAACCCAATGTTACCAAGATTGGCTGACCCGTGGTGGAGAGACAGTTGCCCAGAATTTCGAAGCTCTAGCTGTTGGGCATCCCTTTGCCGGAAACCTTTCGGTTGCGGATATGAAACTTCGAATTGCACA AACCATGCAGAACAGCGAAAGCGGGCGCAAACTGAATCAGGCTGTCAATAGTACTAGTCGGGTGGTGGGTGGTGCTTTAACGACGGCAAAAGGCGCATTCTCAACGTGGTGGACGTCGATAACTGCTGTCGTGCCACAAGTTCCGGCAGGACCGGCGCAGGACCCAAACCTTGCACAAGATGGTAACAATGATGCTCAAAGTAAGAACGCCAGCAGTGGTCATTATTCGGACACGGAGAGTGACTCGAACGACGGTGATCCCGATGATGATGATCTGCTGGACGACAGCAGCAGCTACAGCGATCAAAGTCAAAGCGACGGTAATCGGAAGGTCGATTCCGAACGAATTGAAACGGCAGAAGTCACCAGCGAAAAGACCAACAATATAATCGAAATCGGAAAGGAGGCTGAAATGCTAAACCGGACACCCAAAATATTCAATGTCTAA
- the LOC129751389 gene encoding vacuolar protein sorting-associated protein 4, giving the protein MAAGSTLQKAIDIVTKATEEDRNKNYEEALRLYEHGVEYFLHAIKYEAQGDKAKDSIRAKCLQYLDRAEKLKAYLKKGTKKKPVKDGGSSSKEEKGGKDKGGDSSDSDSDDPEKKKLQSKLEGAIVVEKPHVKWSDVAGLEGAKEALKEAVILPIKFPHLFTGKRIPWKGILLFGPPGTGKSYLAKAVATEANNSTFFSVSSSDLVSKWLGESEKLVKNLFELARSHKPSIIFIDEVDSLCSSRSDNESESARRIKTEFLVQMQGVGSDNEGILVLGATNTPWILDSAIRRRFEKRIYIPLPEEHARLVMFKIHLGNTAHCLTEENIRTLAGKTDGYSGADISIVVRDALMQPVRKVQSATHFKKISGPSPTDKELIVDDLLVPCSPGDPGAFEMTWMEVPGDKLSVPPVNMGDMLKSLSSTKPTVNEDDMKKLNKFTEDFGQEG; this is encoded by the exons ATGGCTGCCGGATCGACGCTGCAGAAGGCAATCGATATTGTCACGAAAGCGACCGAGGAAGATCGAAACAAAAACTACGAGGAAGCGTTACGCCTGTACGAGCACGGCGTCGAGTACTTCTTACATGCCATCAAGT ATGAAGCTCAGGGTGACAAGGCGAAGGATTCGATCCGGGCCAAGTGTCTGCAGTACCTGGACCGGGCTGAGAAATTGAAAGCCTACCTGAAGAAGGGAACCAAAAAGAAGCCGGTCAAGGATGGAGGCAGCAGCTCGAAGGAGGAAAAGGGCGGCAAGGACAAGGGTGGCGACAGCTCTGACTCAGACTCGGACGACCCAGAGAAGAAGAAGCTGCAGTCCAAGCTGGAGGGAGCAATCGTGGTCGAAAAACCGCACGTCAAGTGGTCCGATGTGGCTGGTTTGGAGGGAGCCAAGGAAGCTCTCAAGGAGGCGGTCATTCTGCCTATCAAATTTCCTCACCTATTCACTGGCAAACGGATTCCCTGGAAAGGAATTCTTCTTTTTGGA CCTCCCGGAACCGGTAAATCGTATCTGGCGAAGGCCGTCGCAACGGAGGCAAACAACTCAACGTTCTTTTCGGTGTCCAGTTCAGATCTGGTCTCGAAATGGTTGGGCGAGTCGGAAAAGTTggtcaaaaatttgtttgaattggcCCGCAGTCACAAACCCAGTATCATCTTCATTGACGAGGTCGATTCTCTCTGCTCGTCTCGGTCGGATAACGAGAGCGAAAGTGCTCGCCGAATCAAAACCGAATTTCTGGTCCAGATGCAGGGCGTAGGAAGCGATAACGAGGGCATTCTGGTGCTTGGGGCCACCAATACACCCTGGATCTTGGATTCGGCTATTCGGCGACGTTTCGAAAAGCGTATCTACATCCCACTGCCGGAGGAACACGCCCGTTTGGTGATGTTCAAGATACATCTGGGAAATACGGCACACTGCTTGACCGAAGAAAATATCCGCACTCTGGCCGGTAAAACCGACGGTTACTCGGGCGCCGATATTTCCATCGTAGTGCGGGACGCTCTGATGCAACCGGTTCGAAAGGTCCAATCGGCAACTCATTTCAAAAAGATTAGTGGCCCTTCGCCAACCGATAAGGAACTTATTGTCGACGATCTGCTGGTGCCGTGCAGTCCCGGTGACCCGGGAGCCTTCGAAATGACCTGGATGGAAGTTCCTGGCGATAAACTATCCGTTCCACCAGTCAACATG GGGGATATGCTAAAATCTCTGAGCAGTACTAAACCAACCGTCAACGAGGACGACATGAAGAAACTTAACAAGTTCACGGAAGATTTCGGACAGGAAGGCTAA
- the LOC129748277 gene encoding uncharacterized protein LOC129748277: MVPFHGSGNYPENSPRSAGRLTAVENKPSKRCCDLQYTRRAISEDDSQQAVDIGESDKTRSICCLADLAASGPPCCPRTLHHVPLAAGRSELLSKLIEKPSAASVVVMSELKPRELDNLKTKTTSGVARIELF; encoded by the exons ATG GTGCCCTTCCACGGTTCCGGCAATTATCCGGAGAATTCCCCCCGATCGGCGGGGCGGTTAACGGCAGTGGAAAACAAGCCGTCGAAAAGGTGTTGTGACCTTCAATATACGAGGAGGGCGATCTCGGAAGATGATTCGCAACAAGCGGTTGATATCGGAGAGTCCGACAAGACCAGGAGCATCTGTT GTCTGGCGGATTTGGCGGCTTCCGGTCCACCATGTTGTCCACGAACTTTGCATCACGTACCACTCGCAGCAGGTCGGTCGGAGCTGCTCTCGAAGCTAATCGAGAAACCATCAGCTGCCTCGGTTGTCGTCATGAGCGAGCTTAAGCCTCGGGAACTggacaatttgaaaacaaagaCTACATCAGGTGTAGCCCGGATAGAGCTTTTCTAA